The genomic stretch AAAAGATGGTATACCCGTACTTGAAGTTTATAAAATGAAAGATTTACAAGAAGCATTGGTATTTTCTTCATTATCTAAATCTCGTACTCAAGCAAAAAATATGATTTTATCACACTCTATTTCAATTAATACTAAAAAAATAACAAATAAAAATCATGTATTTAATGAAAATGATAAATTATTTAATCAATATACTCTAATTTCTAGAGGGAAAAAAAATCATTGTCTTATTTTTTGGAAAAGAATGATTTAAATTAATTTAATATTCTTCAATCAATTGAAAAACTTTCTCCACAACCACAAAACTTTTCTATCCTAGGATTATAATATTTAAAAATTGAGTTAATATTATCTTTTATAAAATCAATTTTAATTCCATCTAAAAATACTATTTCTTGTAAAGAAATATATACTTTAATATTTTTGCACTTAAATAGTATATCAGTACTTTTTTGTTTTTTTATAACTTCTTTATGTTTTACTAATTTCATTGTATAACGAAATCCTGCACATCCAGATTTCTTTATTCCTATTTTTATCCCCTTATTTTCTTTATTTAAGCTAATTAAAAATAAAATTTGTTTTGCTGCATTATCAGTGATATAAATGCCTTTCCATTTATTCTGATTTGGTAAATATGTACTTATTTTTTTTATTTTCATATTTTTTATTTTAAGTATACATAAATATATAGAAATATAATTATATAGAATATTTCTATGTTTTAAGAAAATTATTTTTATTAATTATTTTATAAATTTTAATGTTATAATTATTTAAATTAAAAAGATTATATAGTACAAATTCGTTTTGCAAATTTATTTATAATATAAAAATATTGAGGTGAAACGATTATATGCAAAATCCAAAAGAAACAATGGATTTATCGCAGTTTATTTTATCACTAATATTTATTATTTCTATAAGTATTACAAGTTTTTTAATTGCTCAACCTTTTATACTTGGTTTTTCTTGGGCTAGTATGATTGTCATTGCAACTTGGCCTCTTATGTTAAAAATACAAAAGTTTTTAGGTGGTAAACGACTAATTGCTGTTATTAGTATGATTGTAATTTTATTGCTATTATTTATAATACCGATTGTTTTTTTAGTAAATAGTTTAATTAAAACTAGTATTCCATTAATTCACTGGTTTAGTTCGAATACTTTAGAATTTCCAGAATTAATATGGCTTCAAGACATACCTATTATTGGCAAAAAAATATTTATTAGCTATCAAGAATTATTAGACAGTGATGGAGGCGAATTAATTCGAGAAGTTAAACCATATATGGGACGTACAACTGAATTTTTTATCATTCAAGCTAAGAATTTTGGTTTGTTTATTGTACATTTAACATTAATGCTATTATTTAGTATTTTATTATATTGGAATGGAGAAAAAATTAGCAATTATATTCGTCAATTGGCTTTTCGAATCAATTCTCGAAATGGATATGCTATTGTTGCACTTTCAGTTCAAGCAGTTAGAGCAGTTGCATTAGGTGTAGTTGTTACAGCTTTAATTCAAGCTTTTTTATCTGGTATAGGACTATTAATATCCGGTGTTCCATATTGGACATTATTAATGATTTTAATTGTTTTTTCTTGTTTAATACAATTAGGTCCTTTACCGATTTTAATACCTTCTGTTATATGGCTTTACTGGAACAGTAATACGACTTGGGGTACGGTATTATTAATTTGGAGTTGTTTTGTTTTTATATTAGATAATATATTAAGACCTTTTTTTATACGCATAGGATCAGATTTACCTACTTTTCTTATCTTATTAGGCGTAGTAGGTGGGTTACTTGCATTTGGCATGATTGGATTATTTATCGGTCCTGTTTCGTTGGTAATATTATATCGTTTAATCATATCTTGGCTATATGGTATTTCAATCGCTACTTTTTTAGAAAATAAAAATTTTAAATCTAAATTTAATTAAATTTATGTTAATATCATAATTCTAAAAAATATCACATAATAAAATGATGTAATTTAATCTATGATATTATATAAAGTAAATAGAATAAAAATTTTCGCGTAAGAAATTAATAAATTGTGATATTATATAAAATAATATAATTATTTTCCAGAAATCAATAAATTATATTTATATTTATTTGATAAGTAGGAAATTGATAATTTCGTGCAATTATTTTTTTAAATTTCTATGTTGATTTTATTTCGTATTTAAACTTCTATCATTTTATTTTTAACTATACTATTGAACTAATTTTTCCTAATATTATAATTTATATTATTTCTAAAAAATTATTAGAAATAGCTTTATAACTGGTTAGTTTATCGTGATTTTATCACATCTTGCTATTCTTTTCAGGATAAAAAATTCATTTAGAGAACAAAATGAAAAAAACAGATGAACTACGTACAATACGAATAGATCCATTGATAACCCCATCTGAATTAGCAAAAAAATATGCTATTACTTCAGATATCATGGATAACGTCATTATAACAAGACAAAATATAGCGCGTATTATGACTGGAGAAGATTTGCGTTTACTTGTTGTAATAGGTCCATGTTCTGTTCACGATCCTATAGCTGCAGTGGAATATGCGCATCGATTATGTGAATTACGTAAAAAATATCAAGATCGTCTTGAAATCATCATGCGTACATATTTTGAAAAACCGAGAACAGTGGTCGGTTGGAAAGGATTGATTTCAGATCCAGATTTAAACGGTAGTTTTAGAGTAAATCATGGACTTTCTGTTGCACGTAAATTATTATTAGATATTAATTCATTAGGAATGCCTGCAGCAACAGAATTCTTAGATATGGTAATTGGTCAATTTATTGCAGATTTAATTAGTTGGGGCGCAATTGGAGCTAGAACTACTGAGAGTCAAATTCATAGAGAAATGGCTTCAGCACTTTCTTGTCCAGTAGGATTTAAAAATGGTACAGATGGAAATATACGTATTGCAATTGATGCTATTAGAGCTGTAAAAGCACGTCATTTATTTTTAGCTCCGAATAAAGACGGACAAATGACTATTAATCATACCAGTGGAAATCCCTATGGACATGTTATTATGAGAGGTGGTCGCACTCCCAATTATCATGCTCATGACATTGATTTAGCAATAAAATATTTACGTGAATTTAATTTGTTAGAATATCTAATGATTGATTTTAGTCATGGTAATTGTTTAAAAGAACATATTCGTCAAAAAGATGTGGCTAAATCTATTTCAAAACAAATTTCTCAAGGTTCTAAATTTATATTTGGCGTAATGATTGAAAGCTTTTTAGAAGAAGGATTTCAAACTGTCAAAGAAAATAAACCATTAATATATGGAAAGTCAATTACTGATGCTTGTTTAAATTGGGAAGACAGTGTCTTAATTATAAAGCAATTAGCCGACGCAGTAGATACTCGTTTTTAGTTGACATAAATGCTAGTCAAAGGTTTGACTAGCATATTCTTATTTCTTCTAAAAAAAACTTTTATTAATAATTTATAAAAATATTTTTTTAAATTATATAAAAAAAATAACATTTTTCAGTTAAGGATCTAAAAAATGCCTGTAATAAGATTTTGTGATGGAAGTCAGCAGGTATATAAACATTCAATCTCATTAAGAGAAATTATAGAAAGAAATAAATCTAGTATAATAGAATCTCTTATTGCTATTTCTGTTAATAATAATTTTGCAAATTTAAACACTTTAATCACAGAGGATTCTTCGATATCGTTTTTTACCAAACAAGATTATGAAGCCTTGCATGCGATTCGATATTCATGTATACAACTTTTAAGTTATGCCGCAAAAAAGACTTGGCCATCATGCCAAGTGGGAGAAGGCAACATTACAAAAAATGGTTTTTATTGTGATTTTTATTTTCAGAATAGTATTACAGAAAAAGATCTTTTAATATTACAAAATAATATGCAAGATCTTATAAAACGAGAATATATTATATCTAATAAAGATATTTCCTTTGATCAATTATGTAAAATTTTTAAAAATAAGTCAGAAATATATAAAATTCGCTTGTTAAAAAAATATATAAATAAAAAAAACTGCATATCATTATATTATCATGAAAATCATATTGACATTGATATAGGACTACAAGTTTTTAATATAAAGTTTTGTAAATATTTTAAATTACAAAAAATTAGTGGCGTTTATTGGCAAGGTGATCACAAAAATAAAATTTTTCAGCGCGTTTATGGTACTGCTTGGTCAACTGAACAAGAATTAGATAAATATTTAAATTATGTCCATGAGTTAGAAAAAAGAGATCATAGAAAAATTGGAAAGTTTTTAAATTTATATCATATGCAAAATGAATCACCAGGTATGGTTTTTTGGCATAAAAATGGTTGGATAATTTTTAATGAGTTAGAGAAATTTGTTCAAGAAAAGTTAAGAGAATATAAATATGAGGAAGTAAAAACACCTTTATTAATAGATAAATCAATATGGGAAAAAAGTGGTCACTGGGATAATTATAAAAATGCTATTTTTACTACCCTTTCGGAAAATCGAGAATACTGCATTAAACCCATGAATTGTCCTGGTCATGTTCAAATTTTTAACTATGGATTAAAATCTTATCGAGATTTACCTATTCGTATGGCTGAGTTTGGAAGTTGTCATCGTAATGAACCATCAGGATCATTACATGGTCTTATGAGAGTTCGTAATTTTACTCAAGATGACGCACATATATTTTGTACAAAAGATCAAGTACGTTTTGAAATAAATAATTGTATTAAGATGATATATGATTTATATAATATATTTAATTTTAAAAAAATATTAGTAAAGTTTTCCACTCGACCAAAAAAACGAATTGGAGATGATTGTATTTGGGATCGTGCAGAAAAAGATTTGTCTGATGTATTAATAGAAAATAATTTATCTTTTGAATATCAAAAAGGGGAAGGTGCTTTCTATGGTCCTAAAATTGAATTTATTTTGCAAGATTCTTTAGGCAGAAATTGGCAATGTGGAACGATACAACTTGATTTTTATTTGCCTATGCGTTTAAATGCATTTTATATCAATAAATATAATGATCGAAAACATCCTATAATAATTCATCGAGCTATATTAGGTTCTATAGAAAGATTCATTGGAATATTAATTGAAGAATATTCAGGTCATTTGCCAACATGGCTGTCTCCAGTTCAAGTAGTAATACTCAGTATTACCGATAAACATGTTGAATATGTCAAGAAAATACTTAAAAATTTTTCTAATATTAATATTAGAGTTGAAATAGATTTAAGAAACGAAAAAATAGGTTTTAAAATTCGCGAACACACTTTACGTCGAATTCCATATATATTAATTTGCGGGGATAAAGAAATTCAATCTAAAAAAGTTTCTGTTAGAACTAGAAATAATAATAATTTTGGAACTTTAGACTTGAATATTTTTATTCAGAAATTAAAGAAAGAAATTTTTACTCGTAGTTTTCATCAAATGGAGGGATAAAGTATTAAAGTCGGAAAACGAATTCAATTAACTCGGGCACATCGTATTAATAATGAGATCCGTGCCGTTAAAGTGCGTCTTACAAGTACTGAAGGCAATCAAATTGGGATAGTTAATTTACGTGAAGCGCTCGAAAAAGCTGAGGAATTAGGGTTAGATTTAGTAGAAATTAGTCCAAATGCAGAACCTCCAGTTTGCCGTATTATGGATTATGGAAAATTTCTTTATGAAAAAAGCAAATCTTCTAAAGAACAGAAAAAAAAACAAAAAATAATTCAAGTAAAAGAAATTAAGTTTCGTCCAAGCACAGATGAAGGAGATTATCAAGTTAAGTTACGCAATTTAATTCGTTTTTTAGAAGATGGAGATAAAGTTAAAATTACCTTGCGTTTTAGAGGTAGAGAAATGGCACATCAAAAATTAGGTGTTAAGGTTTTGAATAGAGTAAAAAATGATTTAATCGAGCTAGCTATCGTTGAATCATTTCCATCTAAAATTGAAGGTCGTCAAATGATTATGGTTTTAGCACCAAGGAAGAAATAGTAATTTTTGACTAAACATATTTAGATATAAATATATAACTTCTTTTTCTTTTCATAATTTAATGAAACATTTATGCCAAAAATTAAAACTTTAAAAAGCGCATCAAAGCGATTTAAAAAAACTGCATCTGGTCAATTCAAGCGTAAGCAAGCAAATTTACGTCATATTTTAACAAAGAAAACAACAACTAAAAAAAGACATCTTCGTCCTAAGGTTTTAGTTTCAAAAGGAGATATAAGCAAAGTTAGATCTTTTTTGCCATATGTTTAAATTAATTCTTAATAAAATATACACACAGGAAGTATATCAATGGCTCGTGTAAAACGTGGCGTCACTGCTCATGCTCGCCATAAAAAAGTTTTAAAACAAGCAAAAGGTTACTATGGAGCTCGTTCTCGTATTTATAGAGTTGCATGCCAAGCAGTGATTAAAGCAGGACAATATGCTTATCGCGATAGACGTCAAAGAAAAAGACAATTTCGTCAGTTATGGATCACACGCATTAATGCTGCTGTTCGTCAAAGTGAAATGTCTTATAGTAATTTTATATACGGATTAAAAAAAGCTTCGATTAACATTGATCGGAAAATATTATCTGATATTGCAATATTTGATAGTTTTTCATTCAAGATATTAATTGAAAAAGCAAAATTAGCTTTATCATAAATAGCGTCTTGCTTAATAAATATGATAAAAACACATTTTTTTCTGTATTTTAAATATAAAACACACTAAGCTTCCTTTATGGAAGCTTTTTAATATTTTGACTATATAAGTAGTAAACTAAAAAATATAAAAAGAATACATAATATGTTGACTTTAAAAAAAATATTTAAATCTCTAACAATAGAAATTAAAAAATCGTCTGAAATAAATGAATTAAATGCAATTCGAATTAAATATTTAGGGAAAAAAGGCGTTTTTTCTAATTGCATAAAAAATTTCAAAAGTTTTTCTTTTGAAGAAAAAAAGAAATATATTATCATGTTTAATGATATTAAAAAAAAAGTCATATCTGAAATTAATGAAAAAAGAATAGAACTAGATAATGTTCTTTTATATAAACGTATTAAAAAAGAAAAGATTGATGTATCTTTACCTGGACGTCGTCTAGAACATGGTTCTATCCATCCTATTAATTGTAGTTTAAACAATATAAAAATATTTTTTTCTAAATTAGGATTTGAATCAATTCACGGTCTTGAAATAGAAGATGAATATCATAATTTTGATGCATTAAACATACCTAAAAATCATCCTTCACGTAATCATAATGATACGTTTTGGTTAGATAGTGATCATTTATTAAGAACCCAGACTTCTAGTATGCAAATTAGAATTATGAAAAAAGAAAAACCACCTATTAGGTTTATTTTTCCTGGTAAAGTATATAGAAATGATTATGATTCCACACATACACCTATGTTTCATCAAGTTGAAGGTTTAATAGTTGAAAAAAATATTAATTTTTCTAATTTAAAGTGGATTATATATAATTTTTTGTATGATTTTTTTGATAAGAATATTTCTATTAGATTTCGTCCATCTTATTTTCCATTTACCACTCCTTCAGCGGAAGTGGATATCATTACTAATGATAAAAAATCATTAGAAATATTAGGTTGTGGAATGGTTCACCCTATAGTTTTAAAAAATGTTAATATTGATCCTCATATTTATTCCGCTTGTGCATTTGGTATCGGTGTAGAAAGAATTACTATGTTACGTTATGGTGTTTCTGATCTTCGTTCGTTTTTTGAAAATGATATAAAGTTTATAAAACAATTTAAATATATTTAGTGAGAAAAAATGAAATTCAACGAAAAATGGTTGCGTGAATGGATAAATCCGAAAATAAGTAGTACTACTTTAATAAATCAAATTATTGAGTCTGGAATAGAAGTAGAATCAGTTAATAATTTTAATCCCATATTTAATGGGGTATTAATTGGCGAAATAATTGAATGTATTACCCATCCGAAAAAAAGTGATTTAAAAATAGTAAAAGTAGATATAGGTAATAAAAAATATTTAAAAATTGTATGTGGTGCATTGAATTGTCGTAATAATATTAAAGTAGTTGTCGCAACTATTGGTAGTACTTTACCAAATGGACTAAAAATTAAAATAAAAAAAATACAAGATGAAAAATCTGAAGGTATGTTATGTTCTTTTTTTGAATTAGGCTTATTTAATTTTTCTAAAAGTATTATTGAAATTTCTAAAGATGTTCCTTTAGGAAAAAAAATTAATGATGTTTTTTCATTAAAAGATACATTTATTAAAGTTGCAACTACATCTAATCGTCCAGATGGTTTAAGTATTTTAGGTATAGCTCGTAATTTATCTGCTATAAATAATTTAGCAATTACTTCTTTAAAAAAAACAATTTTTCCAGTAAGTATTACAGACAAATTTTTAATTAATATTGAAATTAAAGAAAAAAACATTAAATTCTTCGGAAGAATTATTAAAGATATTAATATTAATGCTGATACTCCATTTTGGATGAAAAAAAAATTATTTTTTTGTAATGTATTATCAGATAATGTAATTGAAAACATTCTTAATTATGTTTTAATAGAAATTGGTCAACCATTAAATGTATTAAATGCAGATAAAATAAATGATTCAATTTATGTACGTATGGCCAAAAAAAAAGAATTTTTAATTTTAAAAAATAAATCTAAAATAATTTTAGATGAAGATATATTAGTTTTTTCTGATAAAGAAAAAATACTATTTATACCAGGTAACATTAATTCTCATCTTTTAGAATTGAATAAAAATAGTAATAATATATTTTTAAGTTCATATTCAGTTGAAAAAAAATTATTTTTTAATCTTTTAAAGAAAGTTAGTATCAATAGTATTTTAGATTACCATAATCATGGTATTGATCCATCACTTCAAAAATATGCAGTAGAATATGCAACAGATTTAATTATTAAAATCTGTGGTGGTCAAGCAGGGCCTATTACTGAAAAAAAATCTAATTTTAGTTCTTTATCTTGTTTAAAGAAGATAAAATTATATCATAAAAATTTTAATAATCTTATAGGTTTTTTTGTTGATGCTTCTATTATTTTAAATATTTTATCTAAACTTAAATATAAAGTATATTTTCAAGAAAAATACTGGGATGTACTTCCACCTAATTGGCGATTTGATATTTTAATTGAAGAAGATGTAATAGGTGATATATTACGTATATATAATTATAATAATATTCCACTTAATCCTTTAAAAGAAAAATTTTTTATTAAAAATGATAAAAAAAAGAAAATATATTTAAAAGACATTTTATTGGATCAAGCTTCTATGCTACTTGTACATAGAGGTTATTATGAAGCTATAAACTATTCTTTTATTAATCCTACTCTACAGAATGATATTGTTCCAAATCAAAATAAATTATTAATTACCAATCCTATTTCTAAAGATTTTTCATCTATGCGCGCATCGTTATTGCCAGGTCTGCTAAAGACAGTTTCCTACAATAAAAATCGTCAACAAGAAAGTATTAAATTTTTTGAAAGAGGATTTTGTTTCTCAGTTGATAAATCAAAAATACTTGGTATTAAACAAGAGATGTTTTTAGGAGCTGTAATAAGTGGTTTTTCTAATAAAGAAAATTGGTATTCTATTAAAAGAAAAACAGATTTTTATGATTTGAAGGGTGATTTAGAGTCGTTGTTAGAGCTAGTTTGTGGATTAAATAATTTTGAAATTAAACATGAAGAAATATTAGGTTTACATCCAGAACAAAGTGCAAAAATATATATAGATAATAAATATATTGGCAAAATTGGGAAAATTCATCCAAAATCAGAAAAAAAATTAAATGTAGATAGTTCTACATTTTTATTTGAAATATCATTTAGTTGTATTTCAAAATTAAATAGTCTAAATATAAAAGAAGTGCATAAAATAGAAGAAGTTTCTAAATTTCCTACAAGTCGTCGTGATATATCTATATTAGTACCAAATGATGTTTCCTTTATAGATATTATAAAAACGTGTAAAGATTTCTTTTTTAATAAAAAAGTAGAAATTAATTTATTTGACGTATATGTCTCTAAAGAAGAATCTAATCAAGAAAAAAGTTTAGGGATTAGTTTTATATTCCAAGATCACAAAAAAACTCTAAAAGAAGATGAAATTAGCTTCATGCTTAATGCTTGTATAAAAATATTAAAAAATAGATTTCAAATAGATTTAAGAAGGTGAGTTTATGGTGCTTACAAAAAATAAAATTTCAGAAAATTTATTTGAAAAATTACAGTTAACTAAACGTGACTCAAAAGAATTTGTCAATTCCTTTTTTGAGGAAGTTAGAAAATCTTTAGAAAATGGAGAAGATGTTAAGTTATCTGGATTCGGTAATTTTCAATTGAAAAATAAAAAAGAACGTCCTGGTAGAAATCCTAGAACAGGAGAAAAATTTCTTATTACTTCAAGATGTGTAGTAACTTTTAAAGCTGGTCAAAAATTAAAAAATAGAGTTGAAAATTATTCAATAAAAATAAAATCTTAATAAGATTTTTATATTTTATTATATAAAATTTATTTATAATAATAAATATTGTCTTTCTTTAAGAAATTAAATATGCATCTTAGTCATTTTTCTTTTGAAATACCACAATCGCTTATAGCTTTTTATCCTTGTTTAGTTCGTAGAGAATGTCGTTTACTAATGATTAATGGTGAAACAGGAAAAATAAAGCACAAGTTTTTTTTTAATCTTATAAATGAAATTAATCCTGGTGATTTAATTATTTTCAATGATACAAAAGTAATTTCTGCTCGTTTATTTGGTTATAAATCAAGTGGAGGTAAAATTGAAGTTTTATTAGAGAGAATATTAGATAAAAACAGTATTTTAGCTCGAATTAAATCATCAAATCAAATTAAAATTAATTCTTTTTTATTCTTTGGCAAAAAAAATGAAATAAAATCTTTTGTCGTGGATTATCAATCTCCTTTTTATAAAATTAAATTTATTAATATAAAATATTCAATTATGAAGATTTTTACAAATTTAGGTATTATACCCTTGCCTCCTTATATTAAGAGATTGAATAAAAAAATAGATTTAAATCTTTATCAAACTGTTTATAATAAAGAATTTGGTTCTATTGCAGCACCAACTGCCGGTTTACATTTTGATTGGCAATTATTAGAAGAATTTAAGAAAAAAGGAGTTAAAATAGGTTTTTTAACATTACATATTGGAAGTGGAACATTTCAACCTATTAATACTGTACATATAGAAAATCATGTCATGCATTCTGAATTAGCAATAGTGTCTTCAAATTTAATTCAACAAATAAAATTATGTAAGAAAAATGGTGGTCGTGTAATTGCTGTTGGTACTACTACTTTACGTGCCCTAGAAAGCGTATATCATTCAAGTGCATGGAACAATACAGAAGATTATATCGCAGAAACTAATTTATTTATATATCCTGGTTATAAACATAGTGTTGTAGATGGTTTAATCACTAATTTTCATTTTCCTAAATCAACATTAATAATATTAGTATCTTCATTTCTAGGATACAAAAATACTATAAATGCTTATTTTGAAGCAATTAAAAATAATTATCGATTTTTTAGTTATGGAGATGCTATGTATATTACACATAATACATCTGCTCCGTATGAAATATTATCAACCTAGTGTAATCTTATAATTTATTAAAAATTAATTCTTTTAAATTTTTGGGAAGAAAATGAAATTTCAGATTATAAGCGAAGACAAGAAAGCCAGATATGGTATTTTTACATTTAATAAAAATATTATAGAGACTCCTATTTTTATGCCAGTTGGAACTTATGGTACAATAAAAAGTCTTAGTTCAGAAGAAATTAAAAATACTGGTAGTAAAATAATTTTATCTAATGCATTACATCTATATTTGAGACCCGGTTTTGATGTAATAAAACTGCACGGTAGTTTGCATAATTTTATGAATTGGTCTGGTCCAATTTTAACTGATTCTGGTGGGTTTCAAGTTTTTAGTTTATCAAATTTTTGTAAAATTAATGAAGAAGGAGTGATTTTTAAAAATTATAGAAATGGCCAAAAATTTTTTTTGACTCCAGAGTTATCAATGGAAATTCAGTTAAATTTAGGTTCTAATATTATAATGATTTTCGATGAATGCATCGCTTATACCAAGGATTGGGAAAAAACCAAGAATGCCATGGAAAGATCACTAAATTGGTCAAAAAGAAGTCGTATATATTTTGATTTAAAAAAAAGAGATAAAAATCTTTTATTTGGTATTATTCATGGTGGAATATATAAGTCTTTACGTGATATTTCTCTTAAAGAATTAATAAAAATAAATTTTGATGGATATGCATTAGGTGGATTAGCTGTTGGTGAGTCTAAGTTAGAAATGCATCATTTATTAGATCATATTACTCCTCAAATACCTAAAGATAAACCAAGATATTTGATGGGAGTAGGTAAACCTGAAGATTTAATAGAAGGTGTATATCGTGGTATAGATATGTTTGATTGCGTTCTTCCAACACGTAATGCTAGAAATGGACATTTATTTGTAACCAATGGTATAATTAGAATTAGAAATAAAAAATATAAGAAAGATGTATCTGCATTAGATGAAACATGCACTTGTTACACTTGTAAAAATTATAGTAGAGCTTATTTGCATCATCTAGATTCTTGTAATGAAATGTTAGGTGCACGTCTTAATACAATACATAATTTACATTATTATCAAACATTAATGTTTAATATAAGAAATGCAATAAAAC from Buchnera aphidicola (Hyalopterus amygdali) encodes the following:
- a CDS encoding integration host factor subunit alpha, with the protein product MVLTKNKISENLFEKLQLTKRDSKEFVNSFFEEVRKSLENGEDVKLSGFGNFQLKNKKERPGRNPRTGEKFLITSRCVVTFKAGQKLKNRVENYSIKIKS
- the pheT gene encoding phenylalanine--tRNA ligase subunit beta, whose translation is MKFNEKWLREWINPKISSTTLINQIIESGIEVESVNNFNPIFNGVLIGEIIECITHPKKSDLKIVKVDIGNKKYLKIVCGALNCRNNIKVVVATIGSTLPNGLKIKIKKIQDEKSEGMLCSFFELGLFNFSKSIIEISKDVPLGKKINDVFSLKDTFIKVATTSNRPDGLSILGIARNLSAINNLAITSLKKTIFPVSITDKFLINIEIKEKNIKFFGRIIKDININADTPFWMKKKLFFCNVLSDNVIENILNYVLIEIGQPLNVLNADKINDSIYVRMAKKKEFLILKNKSKIILDEDILVFSDKEKILFIPGNINSHLLELNKNSNNIFLSSYSVEKKLFFNLLKKVSINSILDYHNHGIDPSLQKYAVEYATDLIIKICGGQAGPITEKKSNFSSLSCLKKIKLYHKNFNNLIGFFVDASIILNILSKLKYKVYFQEKYWDVLPPNWRFDILIEEDVIGDILRIYNYNNIPLNPLKEKFFIKNDKKKKIYLKDILLDQASMLLVHRGYYEAINYSFINPTLQNDIVPNQNKLLITNPISKDFSSMRASLLPGLLKTVSYNKNRQQESIKFFERGFCFSVDKSKILGIKQEMFLGAVISGFSNKENWYSIKRKTDFYDLKGDLESLLELVCGLNNFEIKHEEILGLHPEQSAKIYIDNKYIGKIGKIHPKSEKKLNVDSSTFLFEISFSCISKLNSLNIKEVHKIEEVSKFPTSRRDISILVPNDVSFIDIIKTCKDFFFNKKVEINLFDVYVSKEESNQEKSLGISFIFQDHKKTLKEDEISFMLNACIKILKNRFQIDLRR
- the queA gene encoding tRNA preQ1(34) S-adenosylmethionine ribosyltransferase-isomerase QueA — its product is MHLSHFSFEIPQSLIAFYPCLVRRECRLLMINGETGKIKHKFFFNLINEINPGDLIIFNDTKVISARLFGYKSSGGKIEVLLERILDKNSILARIKSSNQIKINSFLFFGKKNEIKSFVVDYQSPFYKIKFINIKYSIMKIFTNLGIIPLPPYIKRLNKKIDLNLYQTVYNKEFGSIAAPTAGLHFDWQLLEEFKKKGVKIGFLTLHIGSGTFQPINTVHIENHVMHSELAIVSSNLIQQIKLCKKNGGRVIAVGTTTLRALESVYHSSAWNNTEDYIAETNLFIYPGYKHSVVDGLITNFHFPKSTLIILVSSFLGYKNTINAYFEAIKNNYRFFSYGDAMYITHNTSAPYEILST
- the tgt gene encoding tRNA guanosine(34) transglycosylase Tgt translates to MKFQIISEDKKARYGIFTFNKNIIETPIFMPVGTYGTIKSLSSEEIKNTGSKIILSNALHLYLRPGFDVIKLHGSLHNFMNWSGPILTDSGGFQVFSLSNFCKINEEGVIFKNYRNGQKFFLTPELSMEIQLNLGSNIIMIFDECIAYTKDWEKTKNAMERSLNWSKRSRIYFDLKKRDKNLLFGIIHGGIYKSLRDISLKELIKINFDGYALGGLAVGESKLEMHHLLDHITPQIPKDKPRYLMGVGKPEDLIEGVYRGIDMFDCVLPTRNARNGHLFVTNGIIRIRNKKYKKDVSALDETCTCYTCKNYSRAYLHHLDSCNEMLGARLNTIHNLHYYQTLMFNIRNAIKQKRFNEFMVNFYNQKK